One part of the Triplophysa rosa linkage group LG5, Trosa_1v2, whole genome shotgun sequence genome encodes these proteins:
- the LOC130553872 gene encoding gastrula zinc finger protein XlCGF8.2DB-like, giving the protein MELKETSVYPHCGKGFESKEQLVEHIRIHTGQKPFTCPQCEKHFSSQGRLTAHMRTHTGERPFTCVQCGKSFTLKHHLQAHMKVHTGERPYTCVQCGRSFADKINLDTHMRIHSGERPYTCDECGKSFTNKINLDIHMRIHTGERPYLCVHCGNSFTQKKCLDVHMRIHTGERPYLCVHCGKSFTDKRNLNTHMRVHTAERPYFCVHCGKSFTQKNNLDVHMRSHTGERPYTCSLCGKSFADKRNLENHMRVHTGERPYVCVHCVKSFTQKKCLDVHMRNHTGERPYTCVQCGKNFKQKYILDAHMRIHTGERPYTCVQCEKSFRYKRNLVNHMKVHTKERPYTCSEREK; this is encoded by the coding sequence ATGGAACTGAAAGAAACATCAGTATATCCTCATTGTGGAAAGGGATTTGAAAGTAAAGAGCAGCTTGTGGAGCACATAAGAATCCACACTGGACAAAAGCCTTTCACCTGCCCTCAGTgtgaaaaacatttctcaagCCAAGGAAGACTTACTGCTcacatgagaactcacactggagagcgtccattcacttgtgttcagtgtggaaagagtttcacattAAAACATCATCTTCAAGCTCACATGaaagttcacactggagagcgcccatacacatgtgttcagtgtggaaggagTTTTGCAGATAAAATAAATCTTGATacccacatgagaattcactctggagagcgtccatacacGTGTGatgagtgtggaaagagtttcacaaataaaataaatcttgatatccacatgagaattcacactggagagcgtccatacTTGTGTGTTCACTGTGGAAAcagtttcacacaaaaaaaatgtcttgatgtccacatgagaattcacactggagagcgtccatacttgtgtgttcactgtggaaagagtttcacagataaaagaaatcttaatacccacatgagagttcacactgcaGAGCGTCCATACTTTTGTGTtcactgtggaaagagtttcacacaaaaaaacaatcttGATGTTCACATGAGAAGTCATACTGGAGAACGACCATACACCTGTTCtctgtgtggaaagagtttcgcagataaaagaaatcttgagaaccacatgagagttcacactggagagcgaccatatgtgtgtgttcactgtgtaaagagtttcacacaaaaaaaatgtcttgaTGTCCACATGAGAAATCATACTGGAGAACGCCCATacacatgtgttcagtgtggaaagaatttcaaacaaaaatatattcttgatgcccacatgagaattcacactggagaacggccatacacatgtgttcagtgtgaaaagagttttaGATACAAAAGAAATCTTGTGAACCACATGAAGGTTCACACTAAAGAACGCCCATACACCTGTTCAGAAAGAGAAAAGTAG